The following nucleotide sequence is from Streptomyces leeuwenhoekii.
TCCACGGTGTGGCCGTGGGCGCGGTAGGTGTCGACCAGCGCCTGCCACTGGTCCAGCGCGCGGATGACGTCCACGGGTTCGCCGGGCCGCATCCACGGGTTGATCGCGTACTGGACGGCGAAGTGCCTGGGTTCACAGACGAGGAAACGCCGCCGACGCGGCACACGGGAGTCGGGCACAGAGGGGTTCCTCCGCTTCCTGACGGTGAGTGACTGAGTGTTGACACCACGGTAGGAACCGGCAGAGACGGGCGACAAGCGACGAAAGCTGCGTGTCGACGCAGGAATGATGCGTTCTGGCCCAGGTCAACGCACGTCTGGTGCGCCTTCCGGGGCGGGATGGCTGGCCCCCGCCTCCGGACTGTCCGGAATCAGATGGGACAGCACCATCACGCTGATCGTCTTCCGGATGAACGGCTCCGCGCGGATCCGCTCCAGCACCTCCTCGAAGTGCTCCACGTCCCGCGCCCGCACATGCAGCAGCGCGTCCGCCCCGCCGGTCACCGTCATCGCCGCCGTGATCTCCGGATGGTTGCGCACCACCTCGGCCAGCCGCCGGGGCGGCGCCGCGCCCTCGCAGTACACCTCCACGTACGCCTCGGTGCGCCAGCCCAGCGCCGACGGCTTCACCGTCGCCGTGAACCCGGTGATCACCCCGGTCTCCCGCAGCCGGTCCACCCGGCGCTTGACCGCCGTCGCGGACAGCCCGATGCCCGCGCCGATCTCGGCGAAGGACGTCCTGGCGTTCGCCATCAGCGCGGTGATGATCTTCCGGTCGAGCTCGTCGAAGGGCGTCGGCCTGCTGTTCATGCGGGCACTGTATCCAGCGGGAACGTCCACACCGGGCACGTGTGCAGGCGCGCGGATTGCTCCTACACTCCACGTTCATGCTGCGCGCCCTGGCTGTCGACGACGAACGCCCCTCCCTGGAGGAGCTGCTCTACCTGCTCAACGCCGACCCGCGCGTGGGCAGCGCGGAGGGCGCCGGTGACGCCACCGAGGCGCTGCGCCGCATCAACCGCGCGCTGGCCTGCGGCCCCGACGGGCCCGACGGGATCGACGTCGTCTTCCTCGACATCCAGATGCCGGGCCTGGACGGCCTCGACCTGGCCCGGCTGCTGACCGGCTTCGCCCGGCCGCCGCTGGTCGTGTTCGTCACCGCCCACGAGGACTTCGCGGTCCAGGCGTTCGAGCTCAAGGCCGTCGACTACGTCCTCAAACCCGTCCGCAGGGAACGGCTTGCGGAGGCCGTGCGCCGCGCCGCGGAACTGCGCGGCGCCGGCCCGCGCGGCGCCGGCCCGCGCGGCACCGCCCCCCGCATCCCCGTGCACGAACCCGACCCCGACCACCTCCCGGTCGAGCTCGGCGGTGTCACCCGCTTCGTCGCCGTCGACGACATCACCCACGTGGAGGCCCAGGGCGACTACGCCCGTCTGCACACCGCCAAGGGCAGCCACCTCGTCCGCATCCCGCTGTCCACCCTGGAGGAACGCTGGCGCTCCCGCGGCTTCGTCCGCATCCACCGCCGCCATCTGGTCGCCCTGCGCCACATCGGCGAACTCCGCCTGGACGCGGGCACCGTCAGCGTCCTGGTCGGCGGCGAGGAACTCCAGGTCAGCCGGCGGCACGCCCGTGAGCTGCGGGACCTGCTGATGAGGAGGCCGTGACGGTGCCGAACCAGGACCCCGCCCAGCGCCGCGTCGTCGTCACCGGCCCGCCCCGCCGCGCCCGCCGCTCCCCGGGCCACCACCGCCCGCGCACCGAGATCGACGAGCAGACCACCCTCGGCCACACCTACGTCCGCTCCCTGATGCGCACCCAGTTGCGCGCCGCCCTCACCGCGCTCGCGGTGCTCGGCCTGCTCGTCGGCCCGCTGCCGCTGCTGTTCGCGGCGGCGCCCGGCGCCCGGCGCCTGGAATGGGCCGTCCTCGGCTTCGGCCTGTACCTCCCGCTCGTCCTGATCGCCCGCTGGTACGTACGCCGCGCCGAGCGCAACGAACGCGACCTCGTCCGGCTGGTCGAGGACCGCTAGGCCGCCCGCACCCGCCGTGAACTCCGCCTACGCCGTCCCCGCCGTCGCCCTCGTCGTCGTCTCCACCGTCCTCGTCGGCGCCTTCGGCCTGCGCATCTCCCGCACCACCTCCGACTTCTACGTCGCCTCGCGCACCGTGGGCCCCCGCCTGAACGCCGCGGCGATCAGCGGCGAGTACCTCTCCGCCGCCTCCTTCCTCGGCATCGCCGGCCTGGTCCTCGTCCAGGGCCCCGACATGCTCTGGTACCCGGTCGGCTACACCGCCGGCTATCTCGTCCTGCTCCTCTTCGTCGCCGCCCCGCTGCGCCGCTCCGGCGCCTACACCCTGCCCGACTTCGCCGAGGCCCGGCTCGCCTCCCAGGCGGTGCGCCGGCTGGCGGGAGCCTTCGTCGTCGGCGTCGGCTGGCTCTACCTGCTGCCGCAGCTCCAGGGGGCCGGCCTGACCCTGACCGTGCTGACC
It contains:
- a CDS encoding Lrp/AsnC family transcriptional regulator, whose translation is MNSRPTPFDELDRKIITALMANARTSFAEIGAGIGLSATAVKRRVDRLRETGVITGFTATVKPSALGWRTEAYVEVYCEGAAPPRRLAEVVRNHPEITAAMTVTGGADALLHVRARDVEHFEEVLERIRAEPFIRKTISVMVLSHLIPDSPEAGASHPAPEGAPDVR
- a CDS encoding LytR/AlgR family response regulator transcription factor codes for the protein MLRALAVDDERPSLEELLYLLNADPRVGSAEGAGDATEALRRINRALACGPDGPDGIDVVFLDIQMPGLDGLDLARLLTGFARPPLVVFVTAHEDFAVQAFELKAVDYVLKPVRRERLAEAVRRAAELRGAGPRGAGPRGTAPRIPVHEPDPDHLPVELGGVTRFVAVDDITHVEAQGDYARLHTAKGSHLVRIPLSTLEERWRSRGFVRIHRRHLVALRHIGELRLDAGTVSVLVGGEELQVSRRHARELRDLLMRRP